A genomic segment from Streptomyces sp. NBC_01233 encodes:
- the ndgR gene encoding IclR family transcriptional regulator NdgR, whose product MDNSSGVGVLDKAALVLSALESGPATLAGLVAATGLARPTAHRLAVALEHHRMVARDMQGRFILGPRLAELAAAAGEDRLLATAGPVLTHLRDVTGESAQLYRRQGDMRICVAAAERLSGLRDTVPVGSTLPMKAGSAAQILMAWEEPERLHRGLQGARFTATALSGVRRRGWAQSIGEREPGVASVSAPVRGPSNRVVASVSVSGPIERLTRHPGRMHAQAVIDAAARLTEALRRSG is encoded by the coding sequence ATGGACAACTCTAGCGGCGTCGGCGTTCTCGACAAGGCAGCTCTGGTACTGAGCGCACTGGAGTCCGGTCCGGCCACCCTCGCCGGGCTGGTCGCGGCGACAGGGCTCGCACGACCCACGGCACATCGCCTTGCCGTGGCACTGGAACACCACCGGATGGTGGCGAGGGACATGCAGGGCCGGTTCATCCTCGGTCCGCGGCTGGCGGAGCTCGCCGCCGCGGCCGGCGAGGACCGTCTGCTGGCCACGGCGGGACCGGTACTCACCCACCTGCGCGACGTGACGGGCGAGAGCGCGCAGCTCTACCGCCGTCAGGGAGACATGCGCATCTGCGTGGCGGCCGCGGAGCGGCTGTCGGGCCTTCGGGACACCGTCCCGGTGGGCTCGACGCTCCCGATGAAGGCCGGCTCGGCAGCGCAGATCCTGATGGCCTGGGAGGAGCCCGAGCGGCTCCACCGCGGGCTGCAGGGCGCGCGCTTCACGGCGACGGCGCTCTCGGGCGTACGACGCCGCGGCTGGGCGCAGTCGATCGGCGAGCGGGAGCCCGGCGTGGCCTCCGTCTCGGCGCCGGTGCGCGGGCCGTCGAACCGCGTGGTGGCCTCCGTGTCGGTCTCCGGGCCGATCGAGCGGCTGACCCGCCACCCGGGCCGGATGCACGCCCAGGCCGTCATCGACGCGGCCGCACGCCTCACGGAGGCCCTGCGCCGCTCCGGCTGA
- the leuC gene encoding 3-isopropylmalate dehydratase large subunit: MGRTLAEKVWDDHVVRRAEGEPDLLFIDLHLLHEVTSPQAFEGLRQAGRKVRRLDLTIATEDHNTPTIDIDKPIADPVSRAQLETLRANCAEFGVRLHSLGDVEQGVVHVVGPQLGLTQPGTTVVCGDSHTSTHGAFGALAFGIGTSQVEHVLATQTLPLARPKTMAITVTGALAEGVTAKDLILAIIAKIGTGGGQGYILEYRGEAIEQLSMEARMTICNMSIEAGARAGMIAPDQTTFDYLQGRDHAPEGEDWDAAVAYWKTLRTDDDAVFDAEVVIDGTALSPFVTWGTNPGQGAPLSANVPDPASYEDASERMAAEKALEYMGLTAGQSLRDIKVDTVFVGSCTNGRIEDLRAVAGIVEGRKVADGVRMLVVPGSVRVALQAVEEGLDKVFKEAGAEWRHAGCSMCLGMNPDQLAPGERSASTSNRNFEGRQGKGGRTHLVSPQVAAATAVLGHLASPADLSAADATAGV, encoded by the coding sequence ATGGGTAGGACACTCGCGGAGAAGGTCTGGGACGACCATGTCGTCCGGCGCGCCGAAGGCGAGCCCGACCTCCTCTTCATTGATCTGCACCTGCTGCACGAGGTGACCAGCCCGCAGGCCTTCGAGGGTCTGCGTCAGGCCGGCCGCAAGGTCCGACGCCTCGACCTCACCATCGCGACCGAGGACCACAACACCCCCACCATCGACATCGACAAGCCGATCGCGGACCCGGTCTCCCGGGCCCAGCTGGAGACGCTGCGGGCGAACTGCGCCGAGTTCGGCGTCCGCCTGCACTCGCTGGGCGACGTCGAGCAGGGCGTCGTCCACGTCGTGGGACCGCAGCTGGGGCTGACCCAGCCCGGCACCACCGTGGTCTGCGGTGACTCGCACACCTCCACGCACGGCGCCTTCGGTGCGCTGGCCTTCGGCATCGGCACGAGCCAGGTCGAGCACGTGCTGGCGACGCAGACGCTGCCGCTGGCCCGCCCGAAGACGATGGCGATCACCGTCACCGGCGCGCTGGCCGAGGGCGTCACCGCGAAGGACCTGATCCTGGCGATCATCGCCAAGATCGGCACCGGCGGCGGCCAGGGCTACATCCTGGAGTACCGCGGAGAGGCCATCGAGCAGCTCTCGATGGAAGCCCGCATGACCATCTGCAACATGTCGATCGAGGCCGGCGCCCGCGCGGGCATGATCGCCCCCGACCAGACCACCTTCGACTACCTGCAGGGCCGCGACCACGCCCCCGAGGGCGAGGACTGGGACGCGGCGGTCGCGTACTGGAAGACCCTGCGCACCGACGACGACGCGGTCTTCGACGCGGAGGTCGTCATCGACGGCACCGCGCTGTCCCCGTTCGTCACCTGGGGCACCAACCCGGGCCAGGGCGCGCCGCTGTCGGCCAACGTCCCCGACCCGGCTTCGTACGAGGACGCTTCGGAGCGCATGGCCGCCGAAAAGGCCCTGGAGTACATGGGGTTGACCGCCGGACAGTCGCTGCGCGACATCAAGGTCGACACCGTCTTCGTAGGTTCCTGCACCAACGGCCGCATCGAGGACCTGCGCGCCGTGGCCGGGATCGTCGAGGGCCGCAAAGTCGCCGACGGCGTACGGATGCTGGTCGTCCCGGGCTCGGTCCGCGTCGCCCTGCAGGCCGTGGAAGAGGGCCTGGACAAGGTCTTCAAGGAGGCCGGCGCCGAATGGCGGCACGCGGGCTGTTCGATGTGTCTGGGCATGAACCCCGACCAACTGGCGCCCGGTGAACGCTCCGCGTCCACCTCCAACCGCAACTTCGAGGGCCGGCAGGGCAAGGGTGGGCGCACTCACCTGGTCTCCCCGCAGGTGGCCGCCGCCACCGCGGTGCTGGGCCATCTGGCCTCGCCCGCCGACCTGTCCGCCGCCGATGCGACCGCCGGAGTCTGA
- the leuD gene encoding 3-isopropylmalate dehydratase small subunit, translated as MEAFTTHTGRAVPLRRSNVDTDQIIPAHWLKKITRDGFEDGLFEAWRKDPEFVTNRPERAGATVLVAGPDFGTGSSREHAVWALQNFGFKTVISSRFADIFRGNSLKNGLLTVVLPQETVERLWKLTEADPTAEITVDLVDRQVRAEGVVAEFELDDNARWRLLEGLDDISLTLQNEADIASYESVRPAFKPRTIQA; from the coding sequence ATGGAAGCCTTCACCACCCACACCGGCCGGGCCGTCCCGCTGCGCCGCAGCAACGTCGACACCGACCAGATCATCCCGGCCCACTGGCTGAAGAAGATCACCCGTGACGGGTTCGAGGACGGGCTCTTCGAGGCCTGGCGCAAGGACCCGGAGTTCGTCACGAACCGCCCGGAGCGCGCCGGCGCGACCGTGCTGGTCGCCGGCCCCGACTTCGGTACCGGCTCCTCGCGCGAGCACGCCGTCTGGGCCCTGCAGAACTTCGGCTTCAAGACGGTCATCTCCTCCCGCTTCGCCGACATCTTCCGTGGGAACTCGCTGAAGAACGGTCTGCTGACGGTCGTGCTCCCGCAGGAGACCGTCGAACGGCTGTGGAAGCTGACCGAGGCCGACCCCACCGCCGAGATCACGGTCGACCTGGTCGACCGCCAGGTGCGAGCGGAAGGCGTCGTCGCGGAGTTCGAACTCGACGACAATGCCCGCTGGCGTCTGCTGGAGGGCCTGGACGACATCTCGCTCACCCTTCAGAACGAAGCGGACATCGCTTCGTACGAAAGCGTCCGCCCGGCCTTCAAGCCGCGCACGATTCAGGCCTGA
- a CDS encoding HU family DNA-binding protein, translating to MNKAQLVEAIADKLGGRQQAADAVDAVLDAIVRATVAGDRVSVTGFGSFEKVDRPARYARNPQTGERVRVKKTSVPRFRAGQGFKDLVSGTKKLPKGGEVSVKKAPKGSLTGGASATVKKAVAKKATTAKKAAAKTAVAKKVAAKKTTATAKKAAVKSTATAKKATATAKKATTTAKKTTAAAKKTAPAAKKVTAATKAPAKKTATRKATAKKTTARKK from the coding sequence GTGAACAAGGCGCAGCTCGTAGAAGCGATTGCCGACAAGCTGGGCGGCCGCCAGCAGGCCGCGGATGCTGTCGACGCGGTACTGGACGCGATCGTCCGCGCTACCGTCGCGGGCGACCGGGTCTCGGTCACGGGCTTCGGCTCGTTCGAGAAGGTCGACCGTCCGGCCCGTTACGCCCGCAACCCGCAGACGGGAGAGCGCGTCCGGGTCAAGAAGACCTCGGTACCCCGATTCCGCGCCGGCCAGGGCTTCAAGGACCTGGTCAGCGGCACCAAGAAGCTGCCCAAGGGCGGCGAGGTGTCGGTGAAGAAGGCGCCCAAGGGCAGCCTCACGGGTGGCGCCTCCGCGACGGTCAAGAAGGCCGTGGCGAAGAAGGCCACCACCGCCAAGAAGGCCGCGGCGAAGACCGCGGTCGCGAAGAAGGTCGCCGCCAAGAAGACCACCGCGACCGCCAAGAAGGCGGCGGTGAAGAGCACGGCCACGGCGAAGAAGGCCACGGCCACCGCCAAGAAGGCCACAACCACGGCGAAGAAGACCACCGCCGCCGCGAAGAAGACCGCCCCGGCGGCCAAGAAGGTCACCGCCGCGACGAAGGCGCCCGCCAAGAAGACGGCGACGCGCAAGGCCACCGCGAAGAAGACCACGGCCCGCAAGAAGTAG
- a CDS encoding lysophospholipid acyltransferase family protein encodes MSRRRIGFWYRLAAVIAKPPLVVLFKRDWRGMEHIPAEGGFITAVNHNSYLDPLSYAHFQYNTGRVPRLLAKAALFKVPIVGSILHGSGQIPVYRESTNALDAFRAAVDAIERGECVAFYPEGTLTRDPGMWPMAGKTGAARVALITKAPVIPVAQWGANLAMPPYAKENKVRLFPRKTLRVLAGPPVDLSAFYDREPTPDVLKEATEVIMAAITGLLEEVRGETAPEQPYDHRNARAEQRRKAAGEGKK; translated from the coding sequence GTGTCCCGCCGCAGAATCGGCTTCTGGTACCGCCTGGCGGCGGTCATCGCAAAACCGCCGCTGGTAGTGCTCTTCAAGCGGGACTGGCGGGGAATGGAGCACATTCCGGCCGAGGGCGGATTTATCACCGCCGTCAATCACAACTCGTATCTGGACCCGCTCTCCTACGCGCACTTCCAGTACAACACCGGCCGCGTGCCCCGATTGCTCGCGAAGGCCGCCCTCTTCAAGGTCCCTATTGTCGGGTCGATCCTGCACGGCTCCGGCCAGATCCCCGTCTACCGGGAGAGCACCAACGCCCTGGACGCATTCCGGGCCGCGGTGGACGCGATCGAGCGCGGCGAATGCGTGGCCTTTTACCCGGAAGGCACCCTCACCAGGGACCCCGGCATGTGGCCCATGGCCGGCAAGACCGGCGCCGCCCGTGTCGCGCTGATCACCAAGGCGCCCGTCATTCCGGTGGCCCAGTGGGGCGCGAACCTCGCGATGCCGCCGTACGCCAAGGAGAACAAGGTCCGGCTCTTCCCGCGCAAGACCCTCCGGGTGCTCGCCGGACCGCCGGTGGACCTCTCCGCCTTCTACGACCGGGAACCCACCCCGGACGTGCTCAAGGAGGCCACCGAGGTCATCATGGCCGCCATCACCGGGCTGCTGGAGGAGGTGCGGGGAGAGACCGCGCCCGAGCAGCCGTACGACCATCGCAACGCCAGGGCGGAACAGCGGCGCAAGGCCGCAGGGGAGGGCAAGAAGTGA
- a CDS encoding NAD(P)H-dependent glycerol-3-phosphate dehydrogenase, translated as MTRPVKATVFGTGSWGTAFAIVLADAGCEVTLWGRRQGVVDAINTGRTNPDYFPDVELPANLRATTDPAEAAAGADFTVLAIPSQTLRDNLAAWAPLLAPDTVLVSLMKGIELGTAKRMSEVIEEVAKVPAERIAVVTGPNLAAEIAARQPAASVVACVDEAVAQRLQAACHTAYFRPYTSTDVTGCELGGAVKNVIGLAVGIADGMGLGDNTKGSLITRGLAEATRLGVAMGADPLTFSGLAGLGDLVATCSSPLSRNHTFGTNLGRGMTLEETIAVTKQTAEGVKSCQSVADLARRHGVDMPITDTVVDIVHHGKPTLVALKELMGRSAKPERR; from the coding sequence GTGACACGTCCCGTGAAGGCGACCGTCTTCGGAACAGGCTCCTGGGGCACGGCCTTCGCCATCGTGCTCGCCGACGCCGGATGCGAGGTGACGCTCTGGGGCCGCCGCCAGGGGGTGGTCGACGCCATCAACACCGGCCGGACCAACCCGGACTACTTCCCCGACGTCGAGCTCCCCGCGAACCTCCGGGCCACCACCGACCCGGCCGAGGCCGCGGCCGGAGCCGACTTCACCGTCCTCGCCATCCCCTCCCAGACGCTGCGCGACAACCTCGCCGCGTGGGCCCCGCTGCTGGCCCCCGACACGGTGCTCGTCTCCCTCATGAAGGGCATCGAACTCGGCACCGCCAAGCGGATGAGCGAGGTCATCGAGGAGGTGGCCAAGGTCCCCGCCGAGCGCATCGCCGTGGTCACCGGCCCCAACCTGGCCGCCGAGATCGCCGCCCGCCAGCCCGCCGCCTCCGTCGTCGCCTGCGTGGACGAGGCCGTGGCGCAGCGCCTCCAGGCCGCCTGCCACACCGCGTACTTCCGCCCGTACACGAGCACCGACGTCACCGGCTGCGAGCTCGGCGGCGCCGTCAAGAACGTCATCGGCCTCGCCGTCGGCATCGCGGACGGCATGGGCCTGGGCGACAACACCAAGGGCTCGCTCATCACCCGCGGACTCGCCGAAGCCACCCGGCTGGGCGTGGCGATGGGCGCCGACCCGCTCACCTTCTCCGGCCTCGCGGGCCTCGGTGACCTGGTCGCCACCTGCTCCTCGCCGCTCTCCCGGAACCACACCTTCGGCACCAACCTCGGCCGCGGGATGACCCTGGAGGAGACCATCGCGGTCACCAAGCAGACCGCCGAGGGCGTCAAGTCCTGCCAGTCGGTGGCCGATCTGGCCCGCCGCCACGGGGTCGACATGCCCATCACCGACACCGTGGTGGACATCGTCCACCACGGCAAGCCGACCCTGGTCGCGCTGAAGGAACTGATGGGCCGCAGCGCCAAACCGGAACGTCGCTGA
- a CDS encoding D-alanine--D-alanine ligase family protein, whose product MSSENLPQTPEQQGRKPRVAVVFGGRSSEHAISVVTAGAVLRSIDRSKYEVLPIGITTDGRWALTADEPERMAIADRRLPSVEELADSEDGAVVLSVDPASRQVVYTEPGAVPKALGEVDVVFPVLHGPYGEDGTLQGLLELSGIPYVGSGVLASAVGQDKDYMKRVFTSFGLRVGPYVTIRPREWEADRDAAKAKILDFAAEHGWPLFIKPARAGSSIGITKVDDASGLDAAVKEARRHDPKIIVEALLRGREIECGVLEFEDGPRASVPAEIPPVSSHDFYDFEAKYIDSASGIVPAPLTPEQTAEVQALAIEAFEAASCEGLVRADFFLTEDGTFVINEINTMPGFTPISMYPLMWQKTGVAYPELVDRLIQAALSRSTGLR is encoded by the coding sequence ATGAGCAGCGAGAACCTCCCCCAGACCCCTGAGCAGCAGGGCCGCAAGCCCCGCGTGGCCGTCGTGTTCGGCGGCCGCAGCTCGGAACACGCCATCTCGGTCGTCACGGCGGGCGCCGTGCTGCGCTCCATCGACCGGTCCAAGTACGAGGTGCTGCCCATCGGCATCACCACGGACGGCCGATGGGCGCTGACCGCCGACGAGCCCGAGCGGATGGCCATCGCCGACCGCCGGCTCCCGAGCGTCGAGGAGCTCGCCGACTCCGAGGACGGCGCCGTCGTGCTCTCGGTCGACCCCGCGAGCCGCCAGGTCGTCTACACCGAGCCGGGCGCCGTCCCGAAGGCCCTCGGCGAGGTCGACGTCGTCTTCCCCGTCCTGCACGGCCCGTACGGCGAGGACGGCACCCTCCAGGGCCTCCTGGAGCTGTCCGGCATCCCGTACGTCGGTTCGGGCGTCCTCGCCTCGGCGGTCGGCCAGGACAAGGACTACATGAAGCGGGTGTTCACCTCCTTCGGGCTGCGCGTCGGCCCGTACGTGACCATCCGCCCGCGCGAGTGGGAAGCCGACCGGGACGCCGCCAAGGCGAAGATCCTCGACTTCGCCGCCGAGCACGGCTGGCCGCTTTTCATCAAGCCCGCCCGGGCCGGCTCCTCCATCGGCATCACCAAGGTCGACGACGCCTCCGGCCTGGACGCCGCCGTCAAGGAGGCCCGGCGCCACGACCCGAAGATCATCGTGGAGGCGCTGCTGCGCGGCCGCGAGATCGAGTGCGGGGTCCTGGAGTTCGAGGACGGGCCGCGCGCCAGCGTGCCCGCCGAGATCCCGCCGGTCTCCAGCCACGACTTCTACGACTTCGAGGCGAAGTACATCGACTCCGCCTCCGGGATCGTGCCCGCTCCGCTCACCCCGGAGCAGACCGCCGAAGTGCAGGCGCTCGCGATCGAGGCCTTCGAGGCCGCGTCCTGCGAGGGCCTGGTGCGCGCCGACTTCTTCCTCACCGAGGACGGCACCTTCGTCATCAACGAGATCAACACGATGCCGGGCTTCACGCCGATCTCCATGTACCCGCTGATGTGGCAGAAGACGGGCGTCGCGTACCCGGAGCTGGTGGACCGCCTGATCCAGGCCGCCCTGAGCCGCTCCACCGGACTGCGCTAG
- a CDS encoding DUF3515 domain-containing protein gives MTSHRRPLRVLALPAALALLGLAACSPGGSEARVDPPPTPPAAIGELCAALHEELPETVAGLERTRAEPESALTAAWGGSAIVLRCGVPKPPEMLDEKQEGVHVNDVAWLLDKQSDGGFRFVSGMRKAYTEVLVDKEHATDAGMLVGLSTAIAKTVPLGFSSY, from the coding sequence ATGACCTCTCACCGCCGGCCCCTCCGTGTCCTGGCCCTGCCCGCCGCGCTGGCCCTGCTGGGCCTCGCGGCGTGCTCACCGGGCGGTTCCGAGGCCCGGGTGGATCCGCCGCCCACGCCGCCCGCCGCCATCGGTGAGCTCTGTGCAGCACTGCACGAGGAGCTTCCGGAGACGGTGGCCGGCCTGGAGCGGACCCGGGCCGAACCGGAGTCCGCTCTGACGGCCGCGTGGGGCGGCTCGGCGATCGTACTGCGGTGCGGTGTCCCCAAGCCCCCCGAGATGCTGGACGAGAAGCAGGAGGGCGTCCACGTCAACGACGTCGCCTGGCTGCTGGACAAGCAATCCGACGGGGGGTTCCGTTTCGTCTCCGGGATGCGGAAGGCGTACACGGAGGTCCTGGTCGACAAGGAGCATGCCACGGACGCGGGGATGCTGGTCGGGCTGTCCACGGCGATCGCCAAGACGGTGCCCCTGGGCTTCTCCTCGTACTGA
- a CDS encoding Lrp/AsnC family transcriptional regulator yields the protein MVQAYILIQTEVGKASFVAESIGQIPGVIQAEDVTGPYDVIVRAQADTVDELGRMVVAKVQQVDGITRTLTCPVVHL from the coding sequence GTGGTACAGGCGTACATCCTTATCCAGACCGAGGTGGGCAAGGCGTCGTTCGTCGCCGAGTCCATCGGCCAGATCCCGGGGGTGATCCAGGCCGAGGACGTGACGGGCCCGTACGACGTGATCGTGCGCGCCCAGGCCGACACCGTGGACGAGCTCGGCCGCATGGTCGTGGCCAAGGTCCAGCAGGTGGACGGGATCACCCGCACCTTGACCTGCCCGGTGGTCCATCTGTAG
- a CDS encoding thiamine-phosphate kinase — MKGTVGELGEFGLIRELTSRLTTTPAVRLGPGDDAAVVSAPDRRVVASTDILLEGRHFRRDWSTAYDVGRKAAAQNLADIAAMGAVPTALLLGLVVPAELPVTWPTELMDGIRDECQVAGAAVVGGDVVRGDVITVAITALGDLRNHEPVLRSGAQPGDVVAVTGWLGWSAAGFAVLSRGFRSPRAFVEAHRRPEPPYHAGPAAAGLGATAMTDVSDGLIADLGHIAEASKVRIDLRSAAVDIPTQMHDIGQAVGVDPLLWVLTGGEDHAIVATFPPDVKLPARWKVIGEVLNRSALPQVTVDGAPWTSTGGWDHFGADPAAQDGAP; from the coding sequence ATGAAGGGCACTGTGGGCGAGCTGGGGGAGTTCGGGCTGATCAGGGAGCTCACCTCACGGCTCACCACCACCCCGGCGGTCCGGCTCGGACCGGGTGACGACGCCGCGGTGGTGTCGGCCCCCGACCGGAGGGTCGTGGCGAGCACCGACATCCTGCTCGAAGGCCGGCACTTCCGGCGCGACTGGTCCACGGCCTACGACGTCGGCCGCAAGGCCGCCGCGCAGAACCTCGCCGACATCGCCGCCATGGGCGCGGTACCGACCGCGCTGCTGCTCGGCCTCGTCGTGCCCGCCGAACTCCCGGTCACCTGGCCCACCGAGCTGATGGACGGCATCCGCGACGAGTGCCAGGTCGCCGGCGCGGCCGTGGTCGGCGGGGACGTGGTCCGCGGCGACGTCATCACCGTCGCCATCACCGCCCTCGGCGACCTGCGCAACCACGAGCCCGTGCTGCGCTCCGGAGCCCAGCCCGGCGACGTCGTCGCCGTCACCGGCTGGCTGGGCTGGTCCGCCGCCGGCTTCGCCGTTCTCTCGCGCGGCTTCCGCTCCCCGCGGGCGTTCGTCGAGGCGCACCGGCGCCCCGAGCCGCCGTACCACGCGGGCCCCGCAGCCGCCGGACTCGGCGCCACCGCCATGACCGACGTCAGCGACGGCCTGATCGCCGACCTCGGGCACATCGCCGAGGCCAGCAAGGTGCGGATCGACCTGCGCTCGGCGGCCGTCGACATCCCGACCCAGATGCACGACATCGGGCAGGCCGTCGGCGTGGACCCGCTGCTGTGGGTGCTCACCGGGGGAGAGGACCACGCGATCGTGGCGACCTTCCCGCCCGACGTGAAGCTCCCCGCCCGCTGGAAGGTCATCGGCGAGGTGCTGAACCGCTCCGCGCTGCCCCAGGTGACCGTGGACGGGGCGCCCTGGACCAGCACCGGCGGCTGGGACCACTTCGGGGCCGACCCGGCCGCCCAGGACGGCGCGCCGTGA
- the thiD gene encoding bifunctional hydroxymethylpyrimidine kinase/phosphomethylpyrimidine kinase, giving the protein MSTAPPLCLTVAGSDSGGGAGIQADLKTMLALGVHGMSVVTAVTAQNSLGVRGTWELPAEAVTAQYRAVVDDIGVQAVKTGMLSSAVLVETVAELLAGTPAPAVVDPVGVSKHGDRLLAASALDAVRKELLPRATVATPNLDEVAQLTGVLVQTEDDMRRAADAILRHGPGWALIKGGHLAAHGGEAVDLLTDGTEERWLRAPRHGNRHTHGTGCTLASAIAAGLAKGLAVPEAVTAAKEYVTGAIAAGFALGGGTGPVDHAWQWR; this is encoded by the coding sequence GTGAGCACCGCCCCGCCGCTGTGCCTGACCGTCGCCGGATCCGACTCCGGCGGCGGCGCGGGCATCCAGGCCGACCTCAAGACGATGCTCGCCCTCGGCGTGCACGGCATGAGCGTCGTGACGGCCGTGACCGCACAGAACTCACTCGGGGTACGGGGAACATGGGAGCTTCCCGCAGAGGCCGTCACGGCCCAGTACCGGGCCGTCGTGGACGACATCGGCGTCCAGGCCGTGAAGACCGGGATGCTCTCCTCCGCCGTGCTGGTGGAGACGGTGGCGGAGCTGCTCGCCGGCACCCCCGCCCCGGCCGTCGTGGACCCGGTGGGCGTCTCCAAGCACGGGGACCGGCTGCTCGCCGCCTCCGCGCTGGACGCCGTGCGCAAGGAGCTGCTGCCGCGGGCCACCGTGGCCACGCCCAACTTGGACGAGGTGGCGCAGCTCACGGGCGTACTGGTGCAGACCGAGGACGACATGCGGCGGGCCGCCGACGCGATCCTCCGCCACGGACCGGGGTGGGCGCTGATCAAGGGCGGACACCTCGCGGCGCACGGCGGCGAGGCGGTGGACCTGCTCACCGACGGGACCGAGGAGCGGTGGCTGCGCGCCCCCCGCCACGGCAACCGGCACACCCACGGCACGGGCTGCACCCTCGCCAGCGCGATCGCGGCGGGCCTGGCCAAGGGACTGGCCGTCCCGGAGGCCGTCACGGCCGCCAAGGAGTACGTCACGGGCGCCATCGCCGCCGGCTTCGCGCTCGGCGGGGGCACCGGCCCGGTGGATCACGCCTGGCAGTGGCGCTGA
- the rpmB gene encoding 50S ribosomal protein L28, translating to MAANCDVCAKGPSFGNNISHSHRRTSRRWNPNIQRVRAVVNGTPKRLNACTSCIKAGKVSR from the coding sequence GTGGCTGCCAACTGCGACGTTTGCGCCAAGGGGCCGAGCTTCGGCAACAACATCTCCCACTCGCACCGCCGCACCTCGCGTCGCTGGAACCCGAACATCCAGCGCGTCCGTGCCGTGGTCAATGGGACGCCGAAGCGCCTCAACGCCTGCACCTCGTGCATCAAGGCCGGCAAGGTCTCGCGCTGA